A part of Kitasatospora acidiphila genomic DNA contains:
- a CDS encoding helix-turn-helix domain-containing protein yields the protein MSESEARGTTLAEKIDGLFRVVRRPNREQYSHEEVAKACREATGETFSATYLWQLRTGRRDNPTKRHLEALAQFFQVPVAYFFDDEQGAAIAQELELLGALRDAGVRSVALRAVNLSPEGVGTISDLIDVIARREGSGGGK from the coding sequence ATGTCGGAGTCCGAGGCGCGGGGAACGACGCTGGCCGAGAAGATCGACGGCCTGTTCCGGGTGGTGCGTCGTCCCAACCGTGAGCAGTACAGCCACGAGGAGGTCGCCAAGGCCTGCCGGGAGGCCACCGGCGAGACCTTCTCCGCCACCTACCTGTGGCAGCTGCGCACCGGCCGGCGGGACAACCCGACCAAGCGCCACCTGGAGGCGCTGGCCCAGTTCTTCCAGGTCCCGGTGGCCTACTTCTTCGACGACGAGCAGGGCGCGGCCATCGCCCAGGAGCTGGAACTGCTCGGCGCGCTGCGCGACGCCGGGGTGCGCAGCGTGGCACTGCGTGCCGTCAACCTCTCGCCGGAGGGGGTGGGCACCATCAGCGACCTGATCGACGTGATCGCCCGTCGGGAGGGCTCGGGCGGCGGCAAGTAG